A stretch of DNA from Odontesthes bonariensis isolate fOdoBon6 chromosome 5, fOdoBon6.hap1, whole genome shotgun sequence:
TGATCCATTTTTCATCGGGATGTTCTCATGTCTTTGTCTAATGTCTTTCTCAGCCCTGACAGTCAGTGAAACTGTGCCGACTACTTTGGAGGAAGAGAGCGGCAAACCTTTGATTCCAGCTGTGGCCTTAGTCGTTAGTATGAGCCTTATACTTGCCGCACTGGCAGGGTTGTTCATTTACCGCAGATGTAAAACACAGAGCGTCacacagcagccacagaggCAAACTGAAGGTTGGATCTGTCTGAAGCTTGTTCAGCCATTGTACTGACCCAGTGTGGAGACAGATGACCTCATATTTTCTTAATCTGATTTGTCTTACAGTGTCCATGGGCGGTTACGAAGATCTGTCTCTTCCATGTTCGAAGCGTGAGTGCCAGCTTATGTCTTCATTTGCAAAAGCCTTCACCCCTCTTGGCGAATCCCCTTTTTCCTATTTTGTTTAAATACAACCTGCCGTTTCAATGTACATGTTTGTGGTTTCTTAAGTAATGGACAGAGTGAAGTGAACTTAACAGAGGAACAagaatgaagaaaaacaaactttaaGTGTTGTATGGATATGCTGCCAATCACCTTTAAAAGACACATGATTCATTCAAGTCCACCTCTGTGcaaaccaagtcacacatgGCCTCAGTGCATACTGTATGAATGCTTATTGTCAAATGCCTCAAAGCCTACAATATCTCCCACTGTGCCAAGTACCACATCTTCACAGTGAAGCATGGTGCTGGCAGTGTCATGCCATGTATAATACCAATACTTCACGATATGATTCCTTCTGTTTTGTTCATCCCCTCATTTGGAACTTTTTACATCTCACAGAATCAGCAGACCGTGCCAACAGTCTGTACTATTGCTCAGAGGAAAACATGTTGACTTGTAAGTATtgcaacaacaaaagaaaatcacattGCTATGATGAAATTAGGTTTCAATCCTATTCATATTCACCAAAAAAACAATGCTTTCTCCTTTGTTGCAGTTCAATTGTAGTCAATTATTCATGGAAAACAAGATGACTTTTCTCCGTCCCTGCTGTCTATTCTGTGTCATTTCTGCAAGATGTAATCTCACCTCTACCATCTTGTTTGTATTCATGGATCTAATAATCAACGGTGCCATTTACAATGTAATCTTTCAATAAAATCTCTTTTCCAGTTGGTTACAGATTGGTGTGATGTGATGCATAATCATGGCAAAAGATGAACCATCACCAATTGCTGATTCTAATGTTCTCATTTAAAACAGAGTTTGCAACCAATGTTTTTTAGTGTATGGATCACTCAAAGCATGTTCGGGGTTAAAACTAAGACAAAGAGCACGCTTTATTTAGCTCGAGTTTGCAGGCTGTAATAAATCATAAAACCCATCAGCCGCGGCGACCGCTTCTCTTTTGAATTGCCTCTGCTCTTGTTGTTCCTCATCCTGAATGACATCATAAACATGATCCTGTGAGAAGAACAATAGAGATTTGAGCATATTACAACAGATGAGTCTGACATAAATGAAATGCAAATGTTCCACTTACCATTGCGATGCCAGATTGTTCATTCGCTGCGTAAAGAGAGTTGGAAAAACATTAGTAATTTGCTGCAATTGTCATAGAGCCATACTTGTTATTATTCAGGGGATGCGGTTTGGAGGATGTTTCCTTGACCAGATTCAGTACCTGCATCCTTGTTGTGCTTCTTCTTCATGTGCATGTAGAGTACTACCGCGGCTGCACATATCAGGAGGCCTAGTGGGATGCCTAACCAGGCGGGTGCTGGCAGAGCTGAGGAGATTAAAGTCTTTGAATTTCATTCTGTTGATGTGAAAATGGAGAGCAAGTAGTCTTACATGAAGGTTTTATTTGGGAGAAAAGGCAGCTACGCATACGTACAGTTAGGAGAGCGCCACTTCTTCGATGCCATCAGTGCGCCCTCTCTGCGCACAGTGCAGGCTATTTCATCTGAGCTCCTCGGCCAAACTGGGAGAAATAGCACCCTCTTCAAGGTGTTGCTGACAGTCATTAATCCGCTCTGCCTGCTAatttgctctttttttgttCCTGACCAAGTTAAATTGAAGTCTTCTTCGCATTCTTTAGCACAGGTAAGCACACAGGTCAACGTGAGATTTTCTCCACTTGGCCCAGCCTCTGCAGTAACTGTGGAGCCAGAAAGATGAGAGATGAAACATACAGAGGTCTTTGAGAGAGTCTAAGCTCCTGTTTTGGAGTGTTAACACTTACCATCGAGGATATGCAGTCTGATTTTAGTTGGGACTTCTTGCTGAGCAGTGGACTCTGCACACTGGTAGTCTCTGGCATGCAGAGGACTCAGTTTATTGATGACTAATGATGTGTCTGTATTCACATGAACTGTCTTTATTTGGTTACTGTCAGGTGATATATCCGTCGGTGGGTTTGTCTCCACAGCCCGCATTATGCGGCCTCCAAAACTGAGAGAGGAAGTGTTGCTACAAGTGAGTGACACTGACTCACCCACTGCAACAAACACTTCCTCTACTCCATCTGGGGAGAAAAGGGAAACATACTGGTTATACTTTTACTCGCTAAACGACAACTTTCCTTTGACTGGACTGTTTAAGTACCTTTTACTGTTGTGGTGGCACTGATGTCCGCTTTAATCTCGTCATTTTGAGCTACGTGGCATTTCCATTTTCTGCGATGGTCTGTTGGTTTCTTAGTGATGATCAGCTTTGAGAAGCAAACAGATGGATTCTCAAATCTAAATCTGTCTCCATTAATTGGTGTATCATCCTGAGAAGTCCAATTGATATGTATCCCCATGTTGTTCTTACAGTACTGAAGTCCTCCAAACATGTTGAGCGAACAGTGAAGCTCTATAGTGCCCTCACTAGGCTGTTGTTTCTCATTAACTGTTGAGTAAAGAAACAaaagtttgacttttttttaaccagttGTTCACTGTAAAAACTGTATGAAGCGTAACCACAATACTACTTACTTTCAAGAATGTGAAGTGAAACATTTGAGTTGACTGTTCCATTATCACAAGAGTAGAGATATGCATTGTTATGTACCAGGTGAGAGATCTCTAGAGAGCAATCATTTAGTAGATGATAGTTATCTTTAGGATCTTTTCCAGCTTTCACCTCCTCGAAAAACCCATGTTGGTCCACTTTGTTCCATTTGATAGAGGAACAGGATTTAATTGAAGGTAAACCACACGGCAAAGTAATCCTGTCTCCTTGTATGGCAAACATCATCAAATGATCTGTTatgaatatacagtatatataaaaCAATCCATTAAACTTTCATTCTTATTCCAGTAAATAAAACTTGTGCACAGTTTTCTAAAGCAACAGGTTTTAAAGTGGTGGGCCTGCTTATCTTCCCTTCCTTTAAGTTCAAATGCTTCTATAGACACTTAGCTAGCGTACCATGATAGCTGAATAAAGTGGTTTGATATTGAGACAACACTAAATACATTTTGCAAGAGATGTATTAGTTTCTTCTTCTTGCAAAGTAGGGGAAACTATAAAGTTCACCCAAAGCTGACCCCATCAAACATAAATAGGCCTTTCATTTGTGAGATATAATGAAATAGATAACATAGTATCTTATCACTTCTTTTTCACTGAGCCCCTCCCAAAACTTTTGGAGATCTTTGAAGCCCCCCTGGAGAAGCCGTTCCCCAACCTCAAAACCTCTTTTCTACAGCAACACTCACTATAAGGCAGGAGACGGTGTTGATCCTCCATCAGGACTGTCTGAACAATTCAGTTAACTTATTTATTCATAATCACAGTTGATGtgattattgtttttattcCCAGATGTATTTTGTAGTGTACCAGAATAGTGAAAGCTCGCAAAATGTTCAGACAAATTAGTGCAAGAGAGCAACATGTATCCTTTAACAGCAGTTAGAAAAGGTCAGAGAGTACAGAACGGCGTATCCATAGATACAGTTTCAATAGATTTCTAGTGCTGATATATATCTgtcatttattttcatatttacCAGTCGAAATAAGTCCAGCTTCTGTCCATGTAAGAGATAAAACGATACAGAGTCCATACAACGACAGAGAACTCATCCTTCAGCTAAGAGACGTCTTCTGGTGGATTTTTCTTGCTTATTGCTTAATATTTGGATGGCAACGGTTAGCCAAAAACAGATTGTTCAGGAAATGACATTGTGACACCTTCTGTACATGACAAGAAGCACTCCCGCCTCTTAAAATAACTGTAAAGTGCTTTAGGTGTTgtgtaatattattttttttccctttctgtgAAATATTTGTGTAAATGTAATGTTCTTATTTAATTTGATCTTTTCCATCTATCATCGCATGGCTAGTAATGAAGGAAATTCATTTTTACGAGGTACTTTTACACACCGTAACAATGAGAACAACAGGTTCCATCGGGGCCTTTGTTTTATTCACATCTTCACATATGCAGCTAATCTAGCTCATTAGGACACCAAACAGCATTCAGCAACCAAAGGCTGTGGCACTGCCACTGTAGGCCAGTGCAGAGTCAAGAGGGGTCTATCAAGCAAGTTCAGAACCTGTACACTGGGTGGTGCTGtcagatccatccatccacgcATCAATTTTCCATACCTGCTTTATCTCATTCAGGGTTGCTGGGGAGGCTTGAACTGATCCCAGATGCGCGCATGGTTTTGAAATGTGGCAAGGTGGAGTAGCTGGAGAGAAACCACGCTGGCAAACATGCAGACTCCGCACACACAGTTTCAGATTGCAGTAATATCCAGAAACAAGGTTCAGACTGATTCAGGGACAGGCCTGCATAGTCCCGTgtaaataaagtatctatctatctgtctgttgGAGGCCATATTTACGTATGCTCTTAGTATCATAAAATACTCTGTAAAACACTTCAAAAACAAGGTTGCTAAGTCAAAAAGGTTACCAAACGTGCTACTCACCCTCCTATCCTCTTATTTAttcatattaaagggatagttcacctgttttgacatgaaggtatatgacatcccatattagcaatatcatttattaaatttgacttaccctctgctgcgtcctgtgagccgagttccagctgagttttggcgttgatgaaggtagtccggctagttggctgaggcctcaaaaataaagcgttttgcttctcaaaacaacatgcgttcagaagagtaatacatttgcgtcacaaaatcgttcatccagaaaaagtcagacctcacaatcgctttgcgctataaaacaaaacaaaaacaacaacaaaccattcatttattgatttatttttcatatccaGGCCATCCTTTTCAGGATTACGGATCACAGTGGCAGCTTAAACCCCGGACTGGTCGCCAGCCCCTCGCAGGTACCAGCACGCTCACATTGTtgatttagagtcaccagttaatcCGACATTAACCTGACTCAGTTGTGAGTCATTTTGAAACGTCTGTTTGCTCTACTGAATTGCATTAGAATGAGTGAGCGCCAGCCGTATCTTATCTTTTGTGATCTGACATGCTTGTTTTGGACTGTCAGAGGAAGCGAGAGCACCTGGAGAGAAAGTGCAAACACAAAGGCCCTCGCTGAGATCCAAACTGGGACCTTTCTGCCATGAGGCAACAGGTGCTGACCACAATGCAACCAGATCCAGGAGAAAttgaaaggaggaggagaagaagaagaagaagaatatacCTTTGACAAAGATTTAATTGCCCAACTAATATGTGACATATGAGTAACAAGTAAGCACCACTCCCACTTAGCTCAAGGATCAGTCATAGGTCTGGGACGCGCTATAACTTTGTAGGCTTTGACTTTAAGTACAACACTGGCAACCCCTCTCAGATCAGGAAGGGAGGCCTCATTCTCAGGAGGGAAGAACTGAAAATCTCTCAGCAAGTACGCAATGAACAGAAAGAGCTCCATTTTGGCGACAGACTCTCCCAGGCAGAGCCGGGCCCCCCCTCCAAAAGGCACCAGGGTGCGGGTGgagcctcctcctccctccagaAAACGCTctaatagagagagagagagagagagagagagagaggcgaCTTTATTTCCAAAGCTGCTGAGCTAAGTGACAGGAACACACTTTTAACCAGCGATGAAACCAGTACCTGGTTTGAAGCTGTATGGCTCAGACCAAACAGCAGGATCGTGATGAGCTCCAAAAAGGTTGGGAATGACGACTGTATTCTTTGGGATGAAATAACCTGCAATACTGTACAAGAGTGAGGGTTATGCAATTTTACATTATGCAAAGTTGACTTTATACTATCAAATCATATGCTAAATATAGCATATTTTTTCCaggcttaaaggtggggtctgagatcttggaaaaacggttcctgccagctatatttttgaaaatacacaaccttgcctctcccttcagcccacacCTCGAAACCacaccttcaaaacacatgaacgagtcacgagtctgtgaacgcgcagggtggaggggtgaggggggctgacggttgattggcgtgtcagaatccaatagaagtcactctcatcattacttctattggtcagacatttcctcttgctacaccctctacaatggactaaaatatttcgttttttttccaaacattctattttagtgggtgcaatggggtcgtgaggaggttttcagacaatatgataaaaaatgctcctgaaaacatcacagaccccacctttaactcaAAGTATTAGactttcagaggaatctgtggAGGATTTCAACACTTGTTTATACTGGACTAGTCCGTATCAgtgaaaaactaaaacacacAAGCTTTTACCGATAAAAGAAATGCTCTCAATCACATTTAGTCTCGGAGGCTCAGCTGACCTGCTGTCTCTGATGGCTCTGTGTGGCACCGCCAAAGGAGCAACCGGCCTGAGTCTGAGCACCTCACTTATCAGGGAGCACAGCACGGGAAGTCTGTGTTTGTCACTGTACTTGGGATAACGTTCCTCTAATACTGTGCACATCTCTTCATACACCCTGGTTTGTACCTGAATGATAAAATATGAGAGAAGAGAGAGTTTTGTTGAACTACAAGGTTTGGAAATGTTGTACCatgtacaaagaaaataaataaatcacctcAGGTCTGTGCAACAGGAAGGCCACTGTCCAGTTCAGCCAGGCCGCTGTGGTCTCTGTTCCCCCAATAACAAGGTCCACAGTCGCCATATGAACGTGAACATCTGTCAGGAGCTGCAGATAAGAGGATGTGAACTTGAGTTTTTCatcttcagttttatttctcACCGTGTTGAGCAAAATCACAAATCCCAATCCATCTCTCCTGATGTTGAGTGTCTCTTCTACCTCTTTGTGTTCTGCGTAGGGATGTTTCTCAATGCCTTGGAGGAGAGTTCCTGTGATGGCATCctcgttttttttgtcttgtgactacaagaataacaaaaaaagtgCTCAAAAAACTGAGTACAAGTTATTTATTCGTCCCCTGATCTGAACAAGTGAGCAAAAAACCCAACATCTCAATGACCTGTGTTACAAAACATTCATTTAACACGGCTAACCTTATAATTGTCGAGGTGTTGTTTTATAATTTCGTCCCTCCTGGCCACCTCTTTGAGCAGACGAGCGAACACGGGATTGGGTAATTTCTTTGAGAGAGCAGATGATGTAACATGTGAAGTATGATTTCATATCATGTGACAGCCACAATAGTAAATATATACTGACTCTCAATAGCGGAAAGGAGTCCAGTGCAGAAATCCACGAGGAGCCCCACAGAGCGACAATCTCATTCAGACAGctgtgcagctgctgcagctctgaTGAACTCTTATCATACTacagtaaaaacaaaatacTGCAATTAATAgaatagagttttttttttaatttttttttttttaaccacactTGTGCAATACAAGCCTCTAAAAAGGGAAACATAAACTGTGACCTTGACCACTTCCCAACTTAAACAAGCAACCGAGTACTATTCTGGCACAACCACAGCTGTTCATTGATGTCGATTTTACAAACCGTCTCCAGTACTCAGAGGCACAAAATAAACGGCTGGAGAAAAGATCACTCACTTCTCTGCCAAAGGCCAAAGTGGTGATGACATTGCTGGCTGCCACGGTGAAATCTTCTGCGAGATCGACAGCGCTGCCTTGATAGCCGCTCAAAACCTAAGCAGTAAACAAACCTTTCTTTATCGGGTGATGTGATGACATTGGAAACACCCCAACATTTGCTTCGCTCTCTGGAGCCCTTCCTTGTTTTCTGTACCCTTTTCAGATGCGTGGCCTGTCGCTCAATCACGCCGTGCAAAGACTGCTGGCAGCAACGCTGCAGGGCGCTGTGGACGAGGCGACGATGGGCCCTCCACTCCTCAGTGTAATCCCCCAGAGAGATGTTACGCCCTCCCCCGGAAACAATATCACCTGTTGTGAGAAAAGACGGTTCACGTGGACGTACAATAATTGTGTAAATCAGGGCAGGAATGAAAAAGTTCTTTACCTGTGTATGAAATTGGTCTCCCCGCAAAGTCAGACCATTTCTTCACCAATGCTTCTCTTATGACTTCGCTACTATTAAGCACCACCATGGCTTAAAAACACAATAGACATGAAagtttgtggttaaaaacagcggcgtcaattcagccaaagctgaGGTATGGCAGGGTCaatatagtcacatgactacagtatcaataaatctataaatatacaataatcaccacaaaagtctgctatgtagcttatctgtgtgcaaatgcagtctcactcacatagccgctaacataacaatggactcgtctccgtctccctgttagcattagcattagcattagcggcggaggtgctgaagtggacagccTCGTTAACAACCTTCACttcctggtcctccttcctccgccgctggggcaacattggacccatcatcaccttttttttggtgataaataaatttaaagttttctgctttcttttcgtattttacattaattagcaaacaacaaatcccgctaagaacatcagctttgacctccaggctccgtcatctcgcgggagggaggggaggctgggagataccacatttcatcatagatcaattgattgtgttgttcagaatttcatttgtagttcatttatatgcattaaataatagaataatcaatacaaattgacacagagtaattccataaattaattaaaagaaaaaaagaaaaacgaacatttacattttcccctggagccaaggtgtggcagctgccatatgttgccatacccaattgacgcccatgGTTAAAAAGCTTGCTCTTATAAAACTTTAGATGACGTGCTCAGCGTTATGTCAGCTATTTATGTTTTGGGAGTGTGTATAATCCATGAATGCATGATTACTTGTGTTTCCACATTTCAGGCGGTAAATGGCTCCATAGCGTTGGGCCAGGCTGGTCAGATGAATTGGTAGGTGATCATGTGTCAACTCCAACATGTTGCCAAGAAGGAAGTGGCAGGAGGGGCctgggagggagggagatgaGGAACGGGGAAGAAGCTGATACAGATGGTGCCAAAATCCAGATTCAGCTCCTACACAGAGTTAGTAAACACAAAGGTGAGATAGAAACCCACAGACAACATGACCACATGTAGAAAACATTAAGACAACAATTACATATTTACCTACAGACTTACTTGCTTTGTCTTTTTCCTGTATATAAGCGTCTCTCTTCTCTAACATCAGCACCAATAACAGCAGCACAAGCAGGAATACAGCTCCAACACTGACTATTGATATCTCCATTGCCATTCtgtgtcctcctgctgctgtccCCCTTCAGAAAGCAGGTCAGCACTCTGCTCCTCTCCTTTATACTCATCAGTGTCATAGCGTCACTTTGATAAGGCGTGGGTGTTTTTGCTTAAATCAAGGATATCTAAATATTTTTAGGTCAGCAAATCTGATGATGAGATGAGTGAAACACAAGCCAGGAGACACAGCCTGATAAACGCAGCCGGGACGTGCAGAAGGGCACAATAACACGTCACAGTTGACATGATGATCAGTcatgttggtgtttctttatCTCGGTGCGAAAACTTCGGGTTTTTCATGTTTATAAAacatacaacaacaacaaaaaaaacaccaacaacACTTGAGACCCACTTTAGCCACTTTTATTACCATTTGGAGTAAGACAGTGCATATTTACGTACAGTAGTGGGCAGGTATACCATGATGGCGGCGCACAAGAAGGTATTAGAGTGAAAACAAAACTGTGTTGAACTGAAGGGGTCAGGGTGAACAGCATACACAACTTACaaggaaacattttttttccacttttgttTAATATTTCCCATAAAAACAcctcagggaaaaaaaaaaaaaacaaaaaaaaaaactcgaaCACACTGAATCAAATATATCGACGGCTGCAGTGACAGCTGTCAAAATCACTGCGGGTCATTTCAGTCGGAAAGAGACGAGCAGCAGCCGTGAGATCCACTGTCGGCTGGATTTCTGGAGCTTTAGTCATCCGTCAGATGAGAGATATTCTAGTTGGAGTGCTCTTGGAGGGTGATGCATCTTTAGCCGTGAGTTGTAGGAGAGAACCTGGAGGGTCTGAACTTCATCTCAGTGAAGGGAATGGAGAAGTCTTTGCCTTTCCAGTCTATCCAGACTACTCCCTACGCCAGAACAGAAACGCTAAATCAGTGACATGTGATCAAAGCACTGCAACACAGAGGTTGAAGCTGTTTAACTTCTCTTACCTGATTATTACTGTTGATGCCATAAAGACCATTGAGATTGGTCTTGTAGCAGTTCTTGTACCACCAGCCTCCCATGTAAGCTTTAGCACAGTGGATCCCCACAGGGTCAGGGTTCTTGTCTCGGGCTGAGAATGGACGCCCATTATGGTACGTCATCGAGTCACCTGACAGAGGAATACATTGACATTAAAATCTAAACTGTGTGGTATGGATGTCAATTCttcatcttcatttttttttctttttcccccacTGTACAGATTCCACAACTCGAGACACTACACCCGTAGGTAAATGCTGTCATCGTGCAATATTTGCTTTCACAATAATCTCAAGAATGGCTTGGCCTAGTAGTTAGAAAATCTCATGTCATCTTAAACCCCTGAAGCAATCATCAAATAAAACCGATTCAGGATATTTCATGAGTTGGTACATACCTCAAAGGGGGAGCACAAATGCAAAAAGTTTCAATCTTGTAAGTGGTTTATTAAAACTGTACACAGTTTGATTTGTAGGATGTCATTTtagcacagatttttttttacctttgcaCTACTTATAGTTTATAATGAGGAAAATGAACTGTTTTTTACATGATGTCATTGCCTCAGTGCCATAGTCAGTAAGTCTTCTTGACACTAAGAAATCTGCTTATAGGCCAGTCATTGCAGCTATACTGCATTTGATTCCAATACTTTGAAATACACCTGCTGTTCCTGTGTAGCCAGACACTTTAAGAGGATAGTTCCTGTCCTCTGAAGCGATGGAGAAGTTAGCGTAGTGAGCGTAAGCTGTCTCATTCTCAGATCGCATATCCACTCTCAAACTCACAGGGCCGACGCCGGTCAGCTTGTGCAGGAGCTCGTTTCCTAATGTTAGATAGGGAGAAACTGTTAGATTTAGGCAGACAGAGTAGAACATATTTTCATTCAGATGTGGTGATTATAAGAGCTTCTTCTGTCTGTACCAAGCCAGAACTCTTCGCTCAGGTTTCCAAAGCCAGCTTTGTATTCGTTCCAGGTTCTGTAAAAATCAGCTTTTCCATTCATCCTCCTTTGGAACACCTACAAAACACACAAGCTACTTTCAAACAACATTTTTCACTGGTTTGGTGTCAAGAGTGGCAGCCGCAACAGCAATTTGCTCTACCGTCCAGCCGCCCCCATCAGTCTCCATGTCGCAGTAGACTCTCACTGCTCCTCCGTCTTTTCCTTGTGGGTAGATGTCCACTTCCCCAGACTGCAGAGCTCCATTAAGCAGCTCCTGGGAGCACTCAGTAGGGAAGGGGAAACGCAGTTTTCCTTGGGGATGACGACAACATGTTGGTCAGAGTATTGATAAAATGTCATTCTGATTTGTAGAGGAAAAAAATGTAGagaaatttttctttttacctgtGATGAATTCTGAGGTGACAACAGATGTGTAGTGTCCATTTTTCTCGCCTTGTACCACAACAATATAGCGTGACGTTGGCAACAGCCCCTTCAGTTTATACTGCGTGACTGTGGGCTCCAGGATCACTTCCTATCATAtgtacaaaaacacattttgagcTGGCATCTTCTAAGTTTGTAAATGTATTATGTGACTATTTGTACTATGACCCACCTTTGTCTCCTCTCCGGCCACCTGGTAGATCACTCTGTAGCTG
This window harbors:
- the LOC142380731 gene encoding uncharacterized protein LOC142380731, with the protein product MSSLSLYGLCIVLSLTWTEAGLISTDHLMMFAIQGDRITLPCGLPSIKSCSSIKWNKVDQHGFFEEVKAGKDPKDNYHLLNDCSLEISHLVHNNAYLYSCDNGTVNSNVSLHILEINEKQQPSEGTIELHCSLNMFGGLQYCKNNMGIHINWTSQDDTPINGDRFRFENPSVCFSKLIITKKPTDHRRKWKCHVAQNDEIKADISATTTVKDGVEEVFVAVGESVSLTCSNTSSLSFGGRIMRAVETNPPTDISPDSNQIKTVHVNTDTSLVINKLSPLHARDYQCAESTAQQEVPTKIRLHILDVTAEAGPSGENLTLTCVLTCAKECEEDFNLTWSGTKKEQISRQSGLMTVSNTLKRVLFLPVWPRSSDEIACTVRREGALMASKKWRSPNSLPAPAWLGIPLGLLICAAAVVLYMHMKKKHNKDAANEQSGIAMDHVYDVIQDEEQQEQRQFKREAVAAADGFYDLLQPANSS
- the cyp21a2 gene encoding steroid 21-hydroxylase, producing MAMEISIVSVGAVFLLVLLLLVLMLEKRDAYIQEKDKASKSVGAESGFWHHLYQLLPRSSSPSLPGPSCHFLLGNMLELTHDHLPIHLTSLAQRYGAIYRLKCGNTTMVVLNSSEVIREALVKKWSDFAGRPISYTGDIVSGGGRNISLGDYTEEWRAHRRLVHSALQRCCQQSLHGVIERQATHLKRVLSGYQGSAVDLAEDFTVAASNVITTLAFGREYDKSSSELQQLHSCLNEIVALWGSSWISALDSFPLLRKLPNPVFARLLKEVARRDEIIKQHLDNYKSQDKKNEDAITGTLLQGIEKHPYAEHKELLTDVHVHMATVDLVIGGTETTAAWLNWTVAFLLHRPEVQTRVYEEMCTVLEERYPKYSDKHRLPVLCSLISEVLRLRPVAPLAVPHRAIRDSSIAGYFIPKNTVVIPNLFGAHHDPAVWSEPYSFKPERFLEGGGGSTRTLVPFGGGARLCLGESVAKMELFLFIAYLLRDFQFFPPENEASLPDLRGVASVVLKVKAYKVIARPRPMTDP